From Rutidosis leptorrhynchoides isolate AG116_Rl617_1_P2 chromosome 3, CSIRO_AGI_Rlap_v1, whole genome shotgun sequence, a single genomic window includes:
- the LOC139901699 gene encoding secreted RxLR effector protein 161-like, which produces MYTSNHSDKCVYNKFDHKRKGVIICLYVDDMLIFGTDEDQVNKTKKFLSSKLLMKDMGVTDVILGIRIKRDSKCITITQSHYIEKILKKFNCENCSSVSTPIDPNLKLLPNSSKAVKQHEYSQAIGYLIYTITSTRSDIAYAVGKLSRFTSNPGTHHWYAINRVFKYLKLTMDYGITYSGFPPIIEGYLDASGITNVEDHSFTRSWIFLLGGGVISWALKKQTCITTLTMESEFVALLAASIKPNG; this is translated from the coding sequence ATGTATACATCGAATCATTCGGACAAGTGTGTGTATAACAAATTTGATCACAAGAGAAAAGGTGTGATCATTTGCTTGTATGTGGATGATATGCTGATCTTTGGCACCGACGAAGATCAAGTGAATAAAACCAAGAAATTTTTGTCATCAAAGCTCTTAATGAAAGATATGGGGGTGACGGATGTAATCCTTGGTATTAGGATTAAGCGTGATAGTAAATGTATCACAATCACACAATCTCACTATATTGAGAAAATATTAAAGAAATTTAATTGTGAGAATTGTTCTTCGGTTAGTACTCCTATCGATCCGAATTTAAAGCTTTTGCCAAATTCAAGCAAGGCGGTTAAACAACATGAATACTCTCAAGCAATAggttatttaatatacactatcaCAAGTACAAGATCGGATATTGCTTATGCCGTGGGAAAATTGAGTAGATTCACAAGTAACCCAGGTACTCACCATTGGTATGCAATTAATAGGGTATTCAAGTACTTGAAGCTAACCATGGATTATGGTATCACATATTCCGGATTTCCTCCTATCATAGAAGGATATTTGGATGCAAGTGGGATTACCAACGTTGAAGATCATTCTTTTACAAGGAGTTGGATATTCCTACTTGGAGGAGGAGTTATTTCATGGGCATTGAAGAAACAAACGTGTATTACTACTTTGACCATGGAATCCGAGTTTGTAGCTTTGTTGGCAGCCAGTATTAAGCCGAATGGTTAA